The following coding sequences lie in one Caloenas nicobarica isolate bCalNic1 chromosome 13, bCalNic1.hap1, whole genome shotgun sequence genomic window:
- the PDGFRB gene encoding platelet-derived growth factor receptor beta — MLLPSLKTSLRLLVLTGLLEVTSGGSGLHIEPGDAELVLGLHSTFSLFCYGDGTLAWEREGQPLAASLEHRGGIFVSNLTLRNVTGRHTGEYACTYSPDQAPEPAERKAIYVYVPDPSLAFLPTITSEELFIFITGYTEAVIPCRVTNPQMQVTLYEKKVENPIPAAYDPQQGFKGFFEDKTYFCRTIVDDQEVDSDTFYVYRIQVSSVNVSISAVQTIVRQGENVTLMCTVSGNELVNFNWDYPRKQAGKPVEPVTDFLPGSTHEIRSILIIQNAELEDSGTYVCNVSEGYHEKTDRKDITVHVIERGFVRFHTRLPSMVYAEVHKSRTIQVEVEAYPQPSIVWLKNNKTLTMESSSEFTLTSRNLSETRYQTALVLVRVKQEEGGFYTIRASNEDDEQELSFHLQINVPAKVIDLKENSSSSSGEQTVTCSAEGMPQPEISWSTCSDIKWCSTKGQPTRLLGNESAEIGLQTNATYHAELQVYRVNSTLQLHRVDEPLLLRCTVQNFLGASSQDITLVPHTLPFKVVIISVILALLVLTVISLIILIVLWQKKPRYEIRWKVIESVSSDGHEYIYVDPMQLPYDSSWEVPRDKLVLGRTLGSGAFGRVVEATAHGLSHSQATMKVAVKMLKSTARSSEKQALMSELKIMSHLGPHLNIVNLLGACTKGGPIYIITEYCRYGDLVDYLHRNKHTFLQSYGEKARREAELYGNTPKEDHVQSHLSISVESDGGYMDMSKDDSLDYVPMSDMKGEIKYADIESSNYGTPYELDSYSPSAPERTERVTLINESPLLSYMDLVGFSFQVANGMEFLASKNCVHRDLAARNVLICEGKLVKICDFGLARDIMRDSNYISKGSTFLPLKWMAPESIFNNLYTTLSDVWSFGILLWEIFTLGGTPYPELPMNEQFYNAIKRGYRMSKPTHASDEIYDIMQKCWEEKFEIRPSFSQLVVLMGNLLVDCYRKRYQQVDEEFMKSDHPAVVRTRPTIPGLNNTRLTPSSPTGSILYTAVHQNGGENDYIIPLPDPKPEATSDLPQEASISRASSTLKEANTSSTISCDSPLGLRQDEEQECDPQPSCQELTTGHQEVEESFL, encoded by the exons ATGCTGCTCCCCTCTCTGAAAACATCTCTCCGGCTCCTTGTCCTCACCG GTCTGCTGGAGGTAACATCAGGCGGCAGCGGGCTGCACATCGAACCCGGAGATGCTGAGCTTGTCCTTGGGCTCCACAGCACCTTCTCCCTCTTTTGCTATGGGGACGGCACCCTGGCCTGGGAACGGGAGGGCCAGCCCCTTGCCGCCTCGCTGGAGCACAGGGGCGGCATCTTTGTCAGCAACCTCACCCTCAGGAACGTGACGGGCCGTCACACCGGGGAGTACGCGTGCACCTACAGCCCTGACCAGGCTCCAGAGCCAGCGGAGAGGAAAGCCATCTACGTCTATGTTCCAG ATCCCTCCCTGGCCTTCCTCCCCACAATCACCTCCGAAGAGCTCTTCATCTTCATCACAGGCTACACAGAGGCTGTCATCCCATGCCGTGTGACCAACCCACAGATGCAGGTGACCCTCTATGAGAAAAAGGTGGAGAACCCCATCCCAGCTGCTTATGACCCACAACAGGGATTCAAAGGCTTCTTTGAGGACAAGACCTATTTCTGCCGAACAATTGTGGATGACCAGGAGGTGGATTCAGACACCTTCTATGTTTACAGGATCCAGG TCTCATCTGTGAACGTCTCCATCAGCGCAGTGCAGACCATAGTGCGGCAGGGAGAAAATGTGACCCTGATGTGCACAGTGAGCGGAAATGAGCTGGTCAACTTCAACTGGGATTATCCCCGCAAACAA GCAGGGAAGCCTGTGGAGCCGGTGACTGACTTCCTGCCCGGATCCACCCATGAGATCCGCTCCATCCTCATCATCCAGAATGCAGAGCTGGAGGACAGCGGGACCTATGTCTGCAATGTATCTGAGGGCTACCACGAGAAAACGGACCGGAAAGACATCACGGTCCATGTGATCG AGCGTGGCTTTGTGCGCTTCCACACTCGTCTGCCCAGCATGGTGTACGCCGAGGTCCACAAGAGCCGCACCATCCAGGTGGAGGTGGAGGCCTACCCACAACCCAGCATCGTCTGGCTGAAGAACAACAAGACATTGACCATGGAGAGCAGCAGCGAGTTCACCCTCACCAGCAGGAACCTGTCAGAAACCAG GTACCAGACGGCTCTGGTCCTGGTGCGGGTGAAGCAGGAAGAAGGAGGATTTTACACCATCCGGGCTTCCAATGAGGATGATGAGCAGGAGCTGTCCTTCCATCTCCAGATAAATG TGCCAGCCAAAGTGATAGATCTCAAGGAGAACAGCAGTTCCAGCAGTGGAGAGCAGACTGTAACATGCTCTGCCGAAGGGATGCCCCAGCCAGAGATCAGCTGGTCTACTTGCAGTGACATCAAATG GTGCAGCACCAAGGGGCAGCCCACCCGGCTGCTGGGGAACGAGTCCGCGGAGATCGGTTTGCAGACTAATGCCACGTACCACGCGGAGCTGCAGGTGTACCGGGTGAACAGcaccctgcagctgcacagggtGGACGAGCCTCTGCTCCTGAGATGCACTGTGCAAAACTTCCTGGGCGCCAGCTCCCAGGACATCACTCTGGTCCCACACA CCTTGCCGTTCAAAGTGGTCATCATCTCTGTCATCCTGGCTTTGCTGGTCCTCACCGTCATCTCTCTCATCATCCTGATCGTTCTGTGGCAGAAG AAACCTCGTTATGAAATCCGCTGGAAGGTGATCGAGTCAGTCAGCTCTGATGGGCATGAGTACATCTACGTGGATCCCATGCAGCTCCCTTACGACTCCAGCTGGGAGGTGCCCAGGGACAAGCTGGTGTTAG GACGCACTCTTGGCTCCGGTGCCTTTGGACGTGTGGTGGAGGCAACAGCCCATGGCTTGAGCCATTCGCAGGCCACCATGAAAGTGGCAGTCAAAATGCTCAAGT CCACTGCCCGCAGCAGCGAGAAGCAAGCCCTCATGTCTGAGCTGAAGATCATGAGCCACTTGGGACCTCACCTCAACATCGTCAACTTGCTGGGGGCCTGCACCAAAGGAG GCCCCATCTATATCATCACTGAGTACTGCCGCTATGGGGACCTGGTGGACTACCTGCACCGCAACAAGCACACCTTCCTGCAGTCCTACGGGGAGAAGGCACGGCGAGAGGCAGAGCTGTACGGAAACACCCCTAAGGAGGACCATGTGCAGAG TCACCTCTCCATATCTGTTGAGAGCGATGGAGGCTACATGGACATGAGCAAGGACGACTCACTGGATTATGTGCCCATGTCTGACATGAAGGGTGAAATCAAGTATGCTGACATCGAGTCCTCTAACTACGGCACCCCATATGAGTTGGACAGCTATTCCCCATCAG ctcctgAAAGAACAGAACGAGTGACACTGATAAATGAGTCTCCGCTCCTCAGCTACATGGACTTGGTGGGCTTCAGCTTCCAGGTGGCCAATGGGATGGAGTTCCTGGCTTCCAAAAAT TGTGTGCATCGTGACCTGGCTGCCAGGAACGTCCTCATCTGCGAGGGGAAGCTGGTGAAGATCTGTGACTTCGGCCTGGCGAGGGACATCATGAGGGATTCCAACTATATCTCCAAAGGCAGC ACCTTCTTGCCCCTTAAGTGGATGGCTCCAGAGAGCATTTTCAACAACCTCTACACCACTCTGAGTGATGTGTGGTCCTTCGGGATTCTCCTCTGGGAGATATTCACTCTAG GGGGAACTCCATACCCCGAACTGCCCATGAACGAACAGTTCTACAACGCCATCAAACGTGGCTATCGGATGTCCAAACCCACTCACGCCTCTGATGAAAT CTACGATATCATGCAGAAGTGCTGGGAGGAGAAGTTTGAGATCAGACCATCCTTCTCACAGCTGGTGGTGCTTATGGGAAACCTCTTGGTGGATTGCTACAGAAAG AGATACCAGCAGGTGGATGAAGAGTTCATGAAGAGCGACCACCCTGCTGTTGTCCGCACAAGACCCACAATCCCCGGGCTGAACAACACCAGGCTCACTCCCAGCTCCCCCACCGGCAGCATCCTCTACACAGCTGTGCACCAGAACGGGGGCGAGAATGATTATATCATCCCTCTTCCTGACCCCAAACCCGAGGCAACCTCTGATCTCCCTCAGGAGGCCTCCATCAGCCGGGCCAG CTCTACGCTGAAAGAGGCCAACACATCATCTACAATATCCTGTGACAGCCCTCTGGGCCTCCGGCAGGACGAGGAGCAGGAATGTGACCCTCAGCCAAGCTGCCAGGAGCTGACCACAGGGCACCAAGAGGTGGAGGAGAGCTTCCTGTAG